In the genome of Calothrix sp. PCC 6303, the window TACAAAGGCTACCAATTTATCCACACCATGATGCTTTTTTGTTAAAAGAATTACAGACAGTTGTTGAAGGGTGGAGAGATAATATTAATAATTCAATTTTCTATTAATTCAAAAATTTAAAAAATCCGGAAAGTTCAATAGAAGCTTGAAGATTAGCATTAGTAACTAAGCTACAAAGCTGATTGATTTTTGGGGTGGTAAATATGCTGAATGATGGCTGGGAACATTCTGATGTGATGACATCTGATGGTGAAGTTTTACAAGTTGAAGTCGAGGAATACTTAGCTTGGTTTAATCGTGGAAATTTACTCGATGATTTGGGACTTTATCAGGAAGCGGTTGCAGCTTATCAACAATCATTAAAAGTTAACCCTGATTATGAAGATGCTTGGAATAGTTTGGGTGCGGTATTTTGTGATCAGTTGGAAATGTATGAAGAAGCATTAAAGTGTTTTGATCAAGCTTTAAGAATTGATTATTTAGATAACTTTGCCTGGTATAATCGCGGGAATGTATTGGAACATCTGGGACGTTATGAAGACGCGATCGCATCCTACAACTTAGCCTTGAAAATCAACTCTGAGGATGAGATGGCATGGTATAGTCGGGGA includes:
- a CDS encoding tetratricopeptide repeat protein: MLNDGWEHSDVMTSDGEVLQVEVEEYLAWFNRGNLLDDLGLYQEAVAAYQQSLKVNPDYEDAWNSLGAVFCDQLEMYEEALKCFDQALRIDYLDNFAWYNRGNVLEHLGRYEDAIASYNLALKINSEDEMAWYSRGWALYEMGEFESAIASFNQALKIKPQDDSSWYNKACCYAVLGNVKKAVESLRKAIKLSPNQYLQLAKTEADFDEIRNDVDFWMLVSR